The sequence AGTTTTTTAAATGAGATATCTCTTGAACTGGTGTTAATAACATCATTTGAGGTTGTCTATATTGGACCATGTTATTAACAGCATTGTTCTTGATAAAGTTATTGCCATAATTAAAACCTGGAGGTGGTGGTAAATTCATCATTGGCTGATTAAAACTTTGCGAGTGTTGGTGGCCAAATTGACCGTTTGGATTTAACATATAGCCCATATGATGACTTAGTGTAGGTGGAATCATTGAAGACACCATAGTAGGACCATTATTAGCGTTCAACGACTGACTATGGCTATGACTGTTCATGCCTTCATTGAATTGGACAGGAATCTGCTGTTGGTTTGGATAAATAAAACCGGACATCTTAATTAAAGTGTAATAAAAGAAGTGATAGTATACAATTAAATGtaaccaaaaaatatatttgtgacaaacttcaaaaaaagatatctaatgcaattaatttttgggcactaaaattattagttCTAGAACTCGATTAATGCAAATAGATGAAATTTTCTATCAGATTTGTCTTGTAAGGAAAGTAATAAGTTTTAACcttaaattttctttattcttttttttttaaagtatatttttaatttagcaaaatcaaatcaaaatatagcctttatattaataatgaatgaATGTATCAAGACAGATTAAGTTAATAACTATCTTGGATTTAGTTTTCTTGGAAATATAAGTTTATATCTGCAATGGAGATGCACTTGATATAATAGAAAACAGAGagaaaataaaagtaaatttttaaaacttAATGAAACGTTATTAGTTTCCTAACTTGTGGAACCTTcgttttaaaaaataaataaataataaatatattcaaaaaaatattgattagTAGATTTGATAGTGGGGTTGAATGAAATCGAATGAATAAATTCTCAAATATCAAATGTCAACTTTCTAATTGAATAGTATATTACTTATTAAAAACTTGTGAGGTTGGGGGAGGTTTATAggtatataaaattattaaaaaaagtcaaaaagaaataacTATCGATATAAATGCACCAAACTTTATTAGGTAAGGTGAAATATGTCCTTAGGTAAAGtaaattctatttttttgctttaattaatattttaattttcctataagtatttttttataCGTTGGATTGGTTTCCTTAAACAAGAACtatgaaagaaaaaaacaagaaTTAACATACATATACAAAGACAATGTggaaattatatatatataaaaagtcCATATTGACCTCTTATATAGTTATCTATgattaaaatcaattataattaattaaaactGAAAAGAACATTAATAagattatatttatgttGTCTCAAGCTCATggataatttttattatttttttttgtattttttaacattttttcATCCACATTATCAAAAAACTTGCGTAGGAAGACGACAAcatattgaaaaacaaacaatttttcaagTTTTAGAAAAAGCGACGCAGTGATGCCTCAAAACACAAagtaaatttataattcaTTCGAATAAGCTTGTCGTTGGCATGACAAGTACATGTGTAAAAATGTATCACAAAACgattaattatttattgtttaatGCCAGTATATAATCAATTGACTTTATGTAAAGGAGAGTTTGAAAAGTATATGTGATTATGGTTTTTAACATAGTATCGACCGTTTTCGGGTAAATAGATATGACCAAACGGTGTTGCTATCATTGATCATGAATGACAATATTCAAGAGCGTCagtaattaattaatgggtgttgtaaaattaaatactTGCAACATGATTCTGTAAATAGTGCTTATGtttgttattaaataaGTGGTTTGACAAATGATGTTAGTGTAACATAATGCATATAAGCCAAAGGGTGAGAGTTTGCGGTATAAACTAGGAATTATTgagttttattattttatctatCGTTTTTTTTGCCCAGTAAGAATTGAGTGTTTGTTTGATGATTTTTACGGCTTAAATCAAATTACGGTTTGTcgatatcattattatttcaCTCATTCTCGCtatgaaataaatttgaactTTTATTGTTTGGATAGATATCTTGCATGCTTACGTCAGGTTCACCAAAGGTACTATCTTGTGGATCTAATGACATTCTAGATTTCAAGTTAAATGGTTTGGTCATGACACTATTGTGTATATTTAGAACATTATTTTTGGAACTGTTGACATTTATATTACTTGCGCCCTCTTTAAACGATAAGATTGGATTTTTTATcttgttaatatttttaggCGATGGAGAATTACTATTACTGTTTCCACCGTTTTCATTCTTACTAATTCTTTTTGCTGCAgtaattttcttcttttcagATAATGgtgatgaatatttattatatttaagttTATTGGGAAACTTAGAAATGCTGGGAGGTGTCTCAGAGTTATTATGCgttacaattttatttgcaaCCGTCGGactattttttaaatttgttatGTTCACTGGAGGAACGTTATTTGCTTCCGAAACTATTGACGTCTTGGTATAATCATTTGCTTTAGAGATTCTATTTTCAAAGTCAGAAAATCCAGTTATATTAGAATTTTCGTATGACATTAATTCTTTCCCAAATATATCAAACTCTTTGTCAATATCCAATAGATCTTTTAGACACTCATGGATATCTTGCTTTGATGACAGACATTTACttaagaatttaaatttggaGATTAATTTCCtgttttcaaataaacttTCTGTAAACATCGACGCTTTGACTAGAATATCATTTCTAATCAATTCTgctatataatttaacttgatatcaaaattataaGCATCATTGGCAGGATCCCAAAATTCCATTTCAGATAATCTCTGTTTCTCGATTGTTTTtgcattttcaattataatttcaAGTTCTGCTGGAGTATCAAATTGTTCCTCTAGTTCTTTAgtctttttatttaattgttcttGAATTATGCGGCAATTCTCAACAATTGCCACATCGGTCCAATCTTCAACTGCTTCCAAAACTTCACTAATTTCTAGATTTACTAATTGAAGTAAGCGCCTTTTacataaaattaaagactTGATAATTCTtgtattttgaaattttggTGTTtgtaataatgaatttttaattttttgaatacaATCTTCAATCGCTAACTCAACTTTCTCCCTACCTAATTTATACTTTTTAAGATGCAAATCtatcatattattttctctGTGTCTTAATTcttgaatttcttttttctgTTCTGTGATCATTTTTAGGTAAGAGCCCACATGTCTATTCAAAGATTGTTGATTTCGTATAATTTTCGTCTTTATATCTTTAGCTCTGTTTGCGTAGGTAAGTGTATTCAGGGTCTCATCATAATGTGTGCTGCTTGGTGATATACAAACAATCATTACTGTTTTGCAATTGCCACCTAAggaaaattttaataatctGGTCAATTTTGAATCTCTGTATGGAACGTGACACGTCCTGCGTGTTCCATCACTTATACATAGTGCATTAATACAATTTCCTAACGCCAgtaatgatttattaatattagcGCCTTCTATTAACCTCTCTCCCCTGTTTTTAGTAGAAGCAGCGCGCTCACTACCAGCTAAATCTATAATCGAAAGAGTGGCGAAAGTTGAATTAGAAATTAAATCCGGTGTTCGATCTGTTTGTGCTATATGAATCTGTAAAACAGCATGTGATCTCGAAGATGTTTCATTGGCATCTGTTGGTGATGTTGTCCTATTCATATTACCTCTTATCACAAAATCCATAACTTCTTGAACAGTTTGAGGCTTGTGATGAGATAAATTCGATActgttattttttgatcACTATCTTCTCTAATGactaatttttttgatgaCACATTAGGATTCAAAAGATCCCTTATTGTTTCATTATAGATCTCAAGATATGATAGAGTAAGTTCGATATTCTTCGTATCTTTCAAActttcaattcttttaaataattcatccattgttaaaaatatgatacCTGGCTGTTCTGGGGTTCCACTAATTGTAAACGTCTTACCACATCCCGTGGCTCCATAAGCAAACACTGTGCCGTTAAATCCATCCAAAACAGAATCTAGTAAACTGCTGGTAGttgaattatatacatTAGTTTGGTTTGCAGtttcatcaaataatttatcgAAAACAAACTTCAACTCACCGCCCCCACGTCTTAAATTTCTGCGACCCGTTTGTCTTTTTGAGTACATTGCATTCAATACATTATCACTAAGTTTGTTTAACGG comes from Tetrapisispora phaffii CBS 4417 chromosome 4, complete genome and encodes:
- the KIP3 gene encoding tubulin-dependent ATPase KIP3 (similar to Saccharomyces cerevisiae KIP3 (YGL216W); ancestral locus Anc_3.528), with product MNVSETRQSSIMVAVRVRPFSSEEAARLIKDENDHNNYPSMNDSLLTLPNVDNNNTMTDKNESVTKKYLLKRNAIRKIVDCVDDKMLIFDPADTNPLNKLSDNVLNAMYSKRQTGRRNLRRGGGELKFVFDKLFDETANQTNVYNSTTSSLLDSVLDGFNGTVFAYGATGCGKTFTISGTPEQPGIIFLTMDELFKRIESLKDTKNIELTLSYLEIYNETIRDLLNPNVSSKKLVIREDSDQKITVSNLSHHKPQTVQEVMDFVIRGNMNRTTSPTDANETSSRSHAVLQIHIAQTDRTPDLISNSTFATLSIIDLAGSERAASTKNRGERLIEGANINKSLLALGNCINALCISDGTRRTCHVPYRDSKLTRLLKFSLGGNCKTVMIVCISPSSTHYDETLNTLTYANRAKDIKTKIIRNQQSLNRHVGSYLKMITEQKKEIQELRHRENNMIDLHLKKYKLGREKVELAIEDCIQKIKNSLLQTPKFQNTRIIKSLILCKRRLLQLVNLEISEVLEAVEDWTDVAIVENCRIIQEQLNKKTKELEEQFDTPAELEIIIENAKTIEKQRLSEMEFWDPANDAYNFDIKLNYIAELIRNDILVKASMFTESLFENRKLISKFKFLSKCLSSKQDIHECLKDLLDIDKEFDIFGKELMSYENSNITGFSDFENRISKANDYTKTSIVSEANNVPPVNITNLKNSPTVANKIVTHNNSETPPSISKFPNKLKYNKYSSPLSEKKKITAAKRISKNENGGNSNSNSPSPKNINKIKNPILSFKEGASNINVNSSKNNVLNIHNSVMTKPFNLKSRMSLDPQDSTFGEPDVSMQDIYPNNKSSNLFHSENE